From Lytechinus pictus isolate F3 Inbred chromosome 6, Lp3.0, whole genome shotgun sequence, the proteins below share one genomic window:
- the LOC129263866 gene encoding uncharacterized protein LOC129263866 isoform X2, with product MYAETKRRTYFQMGIFLVGIGFLLSLIGVYYVNGLNYIGSTVYGLATQRAATLWGGILLVCLALRNVTLGHPSNRFATDSMWDTFSAIFTNLLAFLISGAVVGVTLWAHIDFLRNVDVSTLEGSTELVNLIAILLLGTLGMLTTIVGCIVACFPISDGQA from the exons ATGTATGCTGAAACGAAAAGGCGGACATACTTCCAGATGGGGATATTTCTCGTCGGGATTGGGTTTTTGCTGTCCCTAATCGGGGTTTATTACGTCAATGGGCTGAACTACATTGGATCAACAGTGTACGGTCTTGCAACGCAGAGGGCGGCAACACTGTGGGGAGGAATCCTG CTTGTCTGTCTTGCCCTGAGGAATGTCACTCTAGGTCATCCTAGCAACAGATTCGCAACAGATTCCATGTGG gATACATTTTCAGCGATCTTCACCAATCTGTTGGCATTCCTCATCTCCGGTGCTGTAGTAGGAGTCACCCTGTGGGCTCACATTGACTTTCTGAGGAATGTAGATGTCTCAACACTTGAGGGCAGCACAGAG CTCGTAAACCTGATCGCTATTCTCTTGTTGGGCACACTTGGCATGCTGACGACTATTGTTGGCTGCATAGTAGCATGTTTCCCCATCTCAGACGGGCAG